A single window of Bordetella genomosp. 11 DNA harbors:
- the trpB gene encoding tryptophan synthase subunit beta, producing MVKPYDFPDAQGHFGPYGGVFVAETLMHALDELRAAYDRYRADPAFIEEFNYELKHFVGRPSPVYHARRWSQELGGAQIWFKREDLNHTGAHKINNCIGQALLARRMGKPRVIAETGAGQHGVATATVAARYGMECVVYMGSEDIRRQASNMYRMKLLGATVVPVESGSRTLKDALNEAMRDWVTNIGNTFYIIGTVAGPDPYPRMVRDFQTVIGKECLWQMPEEAGRQPDIVIAAVGGGSNAMGIFHPYIPYEDVQLIGVEAAGEGMDSGRHAASIAAGQVGVLHGNRTYVMQDINGQVQETHSVSAGLDYPGVGPEHAWLQDSGRATYVGVTDDEALRAFHDCCRIEGIMPALESSHAIAHAVRLAPTLPADTNILVCLSGRGDKDMHTVAERAGLTL from the coding sequence GTGGTCAAACCTTACGATTTTCCTGACGCCCAGGGCCATTTCGGTCCCTATGGGGGCGTGTTCGTGGCGGAAACGCTCATGCACGCGCTCGACGAACTGCGCGCGGCCTACGATCGCTATCGCGCGGACCCGGCATTCATCGAAGAGTTCAACTACGAACTCAAGCATTTCGTCGGCCGGCCCAGCCCCGTTTATCACGCCCGGCGCTGGTCGCAGGAACTCGGCGGCGCGCAGATCTGGTTCAAGCGGGAAGACCTGAACCACACCGGCGCGCACAAGATCAACAACTGTATCGGGCAGGCACTGCTGGCCCGCCGCATGGGCAAGCCGCGCGTCATCGCGGAAACCGGTGCCGGCCAGCACGGCGTGGCCACCGCGACCGTGGCGGCCCGCTACGGCATGGAGTGCGTGGTGTACATGGGCAGCGAGGACATCCGCCGCCAGGCATCCAACATGTACCGCATGAAGCTCCTGGGAGCGACCGTGGTGCCGGTGGAATCCGGCTCGCGTACCCTCAAGGACGCCCTGAACGAGGCCATGCGCGACTGGGTCACCAACATCGGCAATACTTTCTACATCATCGGCACGGTGGCGGGGCCCGACCCCTATCCCCGCATGGTGCGGGACTTCCAGACCGTCATTGGCAAGGAATGCCTGTGGCAGATGCCCGAGGAAGCCGGCCGCCAGCCCGATATCGTCATCGCCGCCGTCGGGGGCGGATCCAATGCCATGGGTATCTTCCACCCCTACATCCCGTACGAAGACGTCCAGCTGATCGGCGTCGAAGCGGCGGGGGAAGGCATGGATTCCGGCCGTCACGCCGCTTCCATCGCTGCCGGACAAGTGGGCGTGCTGCACGGCAATCGCACGTATGTCATGCAGGACATCAACGGCCAGGTGCAAGAGACGCATTCGGTGTCGGCCGGCCTGGACTATCCCGGCGTCGGCCCCGAGCATGCCTGGCTGCAGGACAGCGGCCGTGCCACCTATGTCGGCGTGACCGATGACGAAGCGCTCAGGGCATTCCACGACTGCTGCCGCATCGAAGGGATCATGCCGGCGCTGGAATCCTCGCACGCGATCGCCCATGCCGTTCGCCTCGCGCCGACCTTGCCGGCGGATACGAATATCCTGGTCTGCCTGTCCGGACGCGGCGACAAGGACATGCATACCGTGGCCGAGCGCGCCGGCCTGACGCTGTAA
- the accD gene encoding acetyl-CoA carboxylase, carboxyltransferase subunit beta, which produces MSWIEKLLPPRINKTTEPSARRVPEGLWVKCPACESVLYNEDLAANLHVCPKCDHHMRIGARARIDSLLDLEGRVEIGQNIRSVDTLKFKDSRKYPERIQEAVKQTGETDALVVVSGSIRSVPAVVACFEFEFMGGSMGSVVGERFARGAQAALDQKTGFVCVAASGGARMQESLLSLMQMAKTNAMLTRLAAAGLPFISVLTDPTMGGVSASFAFMGDVVIAEPKALIGFAGPRVIEQTVREKLPEGFQRAEFLLQKGAVDMVVDRRQLREEIARLLALLTRQSVDVVAA; this is translated from the coding sequence ATGAGCTGGATCGAGAAACTCCTGCCGCCTCGCATCAACAAGACGACGGAGCCCAGCGCGCGGCGCGTGCCCGAAGGCTTGTGGGTCAAGTGCCCGGCCTGCGAATCGGTGCTTTACAACGAAGACCTTGCGGCGAACCTGCACGTTTGCCCCAAGTGCGATCACCATATGCGCATTGGGGCACGCGCCCGGATCGATTCGCTGCTGGACCTGGAAGGGCGGGTCGAAATCGGGCAGAACATACGCTCGGTCGATACGCTGAAGTTCAAGGACAGCCGCAAGTATCCTGAACGCATCCAGGAAGCCGTCAAGCAGACAGGCGAGACCGATGCGCTGGTCGTCGTCAGCGGTTCCATACGCAGCGTTCCGGCCGTGGTGGCCTGCTTTGAATTCGAGTTCATGGGAGGCTCCATGGGCTCGGTGGTGGGCGAACGCTTCGCGCGCGGCGCCCAGGCGGCGCTGGATCAAAAGACCGGCTTCGTCTGCGTGGCCGCGTCAGGCGGTGCGCGGATGCAGGAAAGCCTGTTGTCGCTGATGCAGATGGCCAAGACCAACGCCATGCTGACGAGGCTGGCGGCCGCCGGGCTGCCCTTCATCAGCGTGTTGACCGATCCCACCATGGGCGGCGTATCGGCCAGCTTCGCCTTCATGGGCGACGTGGTCATTGCCGAACCCAAGGCGCTCATCGGCTTCGCGGGGCCTCGGGTCATCGAGCAGACGGTGCGGGAGAAACTGCCCGAGGGCTTCCAGCGCGCGGAATTCCTGCTGCAGAAGGGCGCTGTGGACATGGTGGTGGACCGGCGCCAGCTGCGCGAGGAAATCGCCCGTTTGCTCGCCCTGTTGACGCGCCAGTCCGTCGACGTCGTCGCTGCCTGA
- a CDS encoding acyloxyacyl hydrolase — protein sequence MNRGHKNKIVASALTALAMTCVIPMAHAQQSRSNGGVSVQMGVGEKYNRTTVNYETAPLWNYDFGGNWGRLDLTGELGVSYWWAHQGAHPSSAWQLNAIPMFRWWLGDRFFVEAGVGPTVFNKTRFADKTISTAFQFGDHIGLGFQLTESSRISLRYSHFSNASIKTPNPGLDVTQLTYTYLF from the coding sequence ATGAATCGTGGTCATAAAAACAAAATCGTCGCCAGCGCGTTGACCGCATTGGCTATGACGTGCGTGATCCCCATGGCGCATGCGCAGCAAAGCCGCTCCAACGGCGGTGTCAGTGTGCAGATGGGGGTCGGTGAAAAATACAACCGTACCACCGTGAACTACGAAACCGCGCCGTTGTGGAACTACGATTTCGGCGGAAATTGGGGCCGGCTGGACCTGACGGGTGAACTGGGTGTTTCCTATTGGTGGGCACACCAGGGCGCGCATCCCAGCAGCGCCTGGCAGTTGAACGCGATCCCGATGTTCCGCTGGTGGCTGGGCGATCGCTTCTTCGTCGAGGCCGGCGTCGGCCCCACGGTCTTCAACAAGACCCGCTTCGCGGATAAGACGATCAGTACGGCGTTCCAGTTCGGCGACCATATCGGCCTGGGCTTCCAGCTCACCGAATCCAGTCGCATCAGCCTGCGCTATTCGCATTTCTCGAATGCCAGCATCAAGACCCCCAATCCCGGCCTGGATGTGACGCAGCTGACCTACACCTACCTGTTCTGA
- the argE gene encoding acetylornithine deacetylase, whose product MDTRRWLETLVGFDTTSRNSNLALIETARDWLKGQGVQAWLAHNEDRSKANLFATLPGRDGGEQGGIVLSGHTDVVPVDGQDWAGDPFVVREQDGRLYGRGACDMKGFIATALALVPEFLSMPRAKPLHLAFSFDEEVGCAGAPYLLADLRDRGIRPDGCVVGEPTGMQVVVAHKGINLYRCRVHGKAAHSSLTPHGCNAIEYAARLICHIRDVADAYKAKGPYDNFYDVPFSTLTTNLIRGGIAVNTIPDDCEFAYEFRNLPAIEPDDIQREIQRYVDDVLLPRMRAEFPEARIDIERGPAAPGLEASEQAAITQLVRALTRDTATRKVAYGTEAGLFQGIGIPTVVCGPGHIAQAHKPDEFVAIDQLEACAAFLRRVGQSI is encoded by the coding sequence ATGGATACCCGTCGTTGGCTGGAAACGCTGGTGGGTTTCGACACCACCAGCCGCAATTCCAATCTGGCTTTGATCGAAACCGCGCGCGATTGGCTCAAGGGCCAGGGCGTGCAGGCCTGGCTGGCCCATAACGAGGACCGCAGCAAGGCAAACCTGTTCGCCACGCTGCCCGGCCGCGACGGCGGGGAGCAGGGCGGCATCGTGTTGTCCGGCCATACGGATGTCGTGCCGGTCGACGGACAGGACTGGGCCGGCGATCCCTTCGTGGTGCGCGAGCAGGACGGCCGGCTGTACGGGCGCGGTGCCTGCGATATGAAGGGGTTCATCGCGACGGCGCTGGCCCTGGTACCGGAATTCCTGTCCATGCCGCGCGCCAAGCCTTTGCACCTGGCGTTTTCCTTCGACGAGGAAGTAGGCTGCGCCGGCGCGCCCTACCTGCTCGCCGACCTGCGCGATCGCGGTATCCGCCCCGACGGCTGTGTGGTGGGGGAGCCCACCGGCATGCAAGTCGTGGTGGCGCATAAAGGCATCAACCTGTATCGCTGCCGGGTACACGGCAAGGCGGCGCATTCGTCGCTGACGCCGCATGGCTGCAATGCCATCGAGTACGCCGCGCGGCTGATCTGCCATATCCGCGACGTGGCCGATGCCTATAAGGCCAAGGGGCCGTACGACAACTTCTACGATGTGCCCTTCAGCACATTGACGACCAACTTGATCCGCGGGGGCATCGCGGTCAACACCATTCCGGACGATTGCGAATTCGCCTACGAGTTCCGCAATCTGCCGGCCATCGAGCCGGACGACATCCAGCGGGAAATCCAGCGCTACGTGGATGACGTGCTGCTGCCGCGCATGCGGGCGGAATTCCCGGAGGCGCGCATCGATATCGAGCGCGGTCCCGCGGCTCCCGGCCTGGAAGCCTCGGAGCAGGCCGCCATCACCCAACTGGTGCGCGCCCTGACCCGCGATACCGCGACGCGCAAAGTGGCGTATGGCACCGAAGCGGGGCTGTTCCAGGGCATCGGCATCCCGACGGTGGTATGCGGCCCGGGTCATATTGCCCAGGCCCACAAGCCGGATGAGTTTGTCGCGATAGACCAACTGGAGGCCTGCGCGGCGTTCCTGCGCCGCGTCGGCCAGTCGATATAA
- a CDS encoding RelA/SpoT family protein — MPPPSDRDTLTPFDAAWFDGAAAGLDTQGRDQLQKAAAWAGPRFGEEQALTGEPLASHAAGVARILAGLHTDRATRVASVLAALPADLSAPAPSNRHDPIAAEFDAEIARLVQGARALMRLGAVARLASDSAADSGAQKEMQRKMLLAMAADLRIVLMRLASRLQSLRWHAASKVACPPELARETLDLYAPLANRLGIWQLKWELEDLAFRFLDADRYKEIARLLEEKRVEREAFIADAVERVRMALRKSGIDAEVSGRPKHIYSIWNKMRIKKLDFNQMFDLRALRVIVKDVRECYTALAIVHELWTPMLDEFDDYISRPKPNGYRSLHTVVMDKDGRPFEVQIRTQEMHQFAEYGMAAHWRYKEAGPKGGQVAASSEYDRQLSWMRQLLAWNADLDATPAGGQGGTVARAAAEHIYVLTPQARVIELPAGSTPVDFAYHLHTDLGHRCRGARVDGQMVPLQTRLATGQTVEIVAAKSGGPSRDWLNPQLGFLASPRARAKVRNWFNAIELQQRITQGQGLIEKELQRLGKTAVNLEQLAQQLGFARADDLYVAAAKDEFSLRQIDAVFQQPAEPAGEPGVVTHASRAESTEKSGKSGVLVVGVGSLMTQLARCCRPAPPDPIVGFVTRGRGVSIHRADCHSYAALAEREPERVIEVAWGETGNTVYPVDISVRAHDRSGLLRDLSEVFARLRLNVIGVNTQSRNSLAHMVFTVEVHGGEALSRALDALAEVPGVTGAARK, encoded by the coding sequence ATGCCACCGCCTTCCGATCGCGATACCTTGACGCCTTTTGACGCCGCGTGGTTCGACGGTGCCGCGGCCGGCCTGGACACGCAAGGACGCGATCAACTGCAAAAGGCGGCGGCATGGGCAGGGCCGCGCTTCGGCGAGGAACAAGCGCTGACCGGCGAACCGCTGGCCAGCCATGCGGCCGGTGTGGCGCGCATCCTGGCCGGCCTGCATACCGATCGGGCGACACGCGTGGCTTCGGTGTTGGCCGCCTTGCCGGCGGATCTGTCCGCGCCCGCGCCGTCCAACCGGCACGACCCCATTGCCGCCGAATTCGATGCGGAAATCGCGCGCCTGGTGCAGGGCGCGCGCGCCTTGATGCGCCTGGGCGCCGTCGCCCGGCTGGCCAGCGACAGCGCGGCGGACAGCGGGGCGCAGAAGGAGATGCAGCGCAAGATGCTGCTGGCCATGGCGGCGGATCTGCGCATCGTCCTGATGCGCCTGGCTTCGCGCCTGCAAAGCCTGCGCTGGCATGCCGCATCCAAGGTGGCCTGCCCGCCCGAGCTGGCCCGCGAAACGCTGGACCTCTATGCCCCGCTGGCCAACCGCCTGGGGATATGGCAGCTCAAGTGGGAACTGGAGGACCTGGCCTTCCGCTTCCTGGACGCCGATCGCTACAAGGAAATCGCCCGCCTGCTGGAAGAAAAGCGGGTGGAGCGCGAAGCCTTCATCGCCGATGCCGTCGAGCGCGTGCGCATGGCCTTGCGCAAGTCCGGCATCGACGCGGAAGTCAGCGGGCGGCCCAAGCATATCTACAGCATCTGGAACAAGATGCGCATCAAGAAGCTGGACTTCAACCAGATGTTCGATTTGCGCGCCCTGCGCGTCATCGTCAAGGACGTGCGCGAATGCTATACCGCGCTGGCGATCGTGCACGAGCTCTGGACGCCGATGCTGGACGAGTTCGACGACTATATCTCCAGGCCCAAGCCCAATGGCTATCGCTCGCTGCACACGGTGGTCATGGACAAGGACGGGCGCCCGTTCGAGGTCCAGATCCGCACGCAGGAGATGCACCAGTTCGCGGAATACGGCATGGCGGCGCACTGGCGCTACAAAGAGGCCGGGCCCAAGGGCGGGCAGGTGGCCGCGTCCAGCGAGTACGACCGGCAGCTTTCCTGGATGCGCCAGCTGCTGGCCTGGAACGCCGACCTGGACGCGACGCCCGCGGGAGGGCAGGGGGGTACCGTCGCCCGCGCGGCGGCGGAACACATCTACGTGCTGACGCCGCAGGCGCGCGTGATCGAACTGCCCGCGGGATCCACGCCGGTCGACTTCGCCTATCACTTGCATACCGATCTGGGCCATCGCTGTCGCGGTGCGCGGGTCGATGGCCAGATGGTGCCGTTGCAGACCCGCCTCGCGACCGGCCAGACGGTGGAAATCGTGGCGGCCAAGTCCGGCGGACCTTCCCGGGACTGGCTGAATCCCCAACTGGGGTTCCTGGCCAGCCCCCGCGCACGGGCGAAGGTCCGCAACTGGTTCAACGCCATCGAGCTGCAGCAGCGCATCACCCAGGGACAAGGCCTGATAGAAAAAGAACTGCAGCGACTGGGCAAGACCGCCGTCAACCTGGAGCAGCTGGCGCAACAACTGGGCTTCGCGCGCGCCGACGATCTTTATGTCGCGGCCGCCAAGGACGAGTTCAGCCTGCGGCAGATCGACGCGGTTTTCCAGCAGCCGGCGGAACCGGCCGGCGAACCGGGCGTCGTTACCCATGCCAGCCGCGCCGAAAGCACGGAAAAAAGCGGCAAGAGCGGTGTGCTGGTGGTGGGCGTGGGCTCGCTCATGACGCAGCTTGCGCGATGCTGCCGGCCGGCGCCGCCAGATCCCATCGTCGGCTTCGTTACGCGCGGGCGCGGCGTGTCCATCCACCGGGCGGACTGCCACAGCTACGCCGCCCTGGCCGAACGCGAACCCGAACGCGTCATCGAAGTGGCCTGGGGCGAGACCGGCAATACGGTTTATCCCGTGGACATCAGCGTGCGCGCGCACGACCGCTCCGGTCTGCTGCGGGACCTGTCCGAAGTCTTCGCACGGCTGCGGCTGAATGTCATTGGCGTGAATACGCAAAGCCGCAATTCGCTGGCGCATATGGTATTTACCGTGGAAGTGCATGGCGGCGAAGCGCTGTCGCGCGCGCTGGATGCCCTGGCCGAAGTCCCCGGGGTAACCGGCGCGGCGCGCAAATAA
- the trpA gene encoding tryptophan synthase subunit alpha: MTSRQDRIAAAFSRARDDNRAALIPYVAAGDPSPASCVPLMHALVEAGADVIELGVPFSDPMADGPVIQRATERAIAQGMSLRAVLDAVKRFRIQDDRTPVVLMGYANPIERMGQAAFADAALDAGVDGVLVVDYPPEEVQAFADLLGARGIAPIFLIAPTTTDARIQAVGKVARGYAYYVSLKGVTGAGHLDTDDVARRLANIRRHVHIPIGVGFGIRDAASAQRVAQVADAVVIGSKLIETMEQAVAGAAADRRDEAAIAAARQWLGGIRSALAQAGRGAAAA; encoded by the coding sequence ATGACCTCACGACAAGACCGTATCGCCGCCGCCTTCTCCCGCGCCCGCGACGACAATCGCGCCGCGCTGATTCCCTACGTCGCCGCCGGCGATCCTTCGCCCGCGTCCTGCGTGCCGCTGATGCACGCGCTGGTCGAGGCGGGCGCGGACGTTATCGAATTGGGCGTGCCGTTCTCGGATCCCATGGCCGACGGTCCGGTGATCCAGCGCGCCACGGAGCGCGCGATCGCGCAGGGCATGAGCCTGCGCGCCGTGCTGGACGCGGTGAAACGCTTTCGGATCCAGGATGACCGCACCCCGGTCGTCCTCATGGGCTATGCCAATCCCATCGAACGCATGGGGCAGGCTGCCTTCGCCGATGCCGCCCTGGATGCCGGCGTGGATGGCGTGCTCGTGGTGGATTATCCGCCCGAAGAAGTGCAGGCTTTCGCCGATCTGCTCGGTGCCAGGGGCATCGCGCCGATTTTCCTCATCGCCCCGACCACCACGGATGCGCGCATCCAGGCGGTGGGCAAGGTGGCGCGCGGCTACGCCTATTACGTGTCGCTCAAGGGCGTGACCGGCGCGGGCCATCTGGACACGGACGACGTGGCCCGCCGGCTGGCCAATATCCGCCGCCATGTGCACATTCCGATCGGCGTCGGCTTCGGCATCCGCGATGCCGCCAGCGCCCAACGGGTCGCGCAGGTGGCGGACGCGGTGGTGATCGGCAGCAAGCTGATCGAAACCATGGAACAGGCGGTCGCCGGTGCTGCCGCCGACCGGCGCGACGAAGCCGCCATTGCGGCCGCGCGTCAGTGGCTGGGCGGTATCCGCTCGGCATTGGCCCAGGCCGGGCGCGGCGCCGCCGCTGCCTGA